Proteins encoded by one window of Nocardia goodfellowii:
- a CDS encoding M15 family metallopeptidase yields MIAKLAMSAVALPALFVLLAPGAHADQRTAVAAAAGTEGLTPALAAAYTEAEEAARAEGVTLYINSGYRSPAEQQAMWEDGVATYGSPDEARRWVLPPEESTHVSGQAIDVGPQPGAQWLERNGNRWGLCRIYANEWWHFELATAPGGLCPALRADASEPPPAPALPPQAMPPNTGSAGPLHIWPWGPAQ; encoded by the coding sequence ATGATCGCAAAGTTGGCGATGTCCGCGGTGGCGCTACCGGCGCTGTTCGTCCTGCTCGCGCCCGGCGCGCACGCGGACCAGCGCACGGCGGTGGCCGCAGCCGCCGGAACCGAAGGCCTGACGCCCGCCTTGGCGGCGGCATACACCGAGGCCGAGGAGGCGGCGCGGGCCGAAGGCGTCACCCTGTACATCAACTCCGGCTACCGCTCGCCCGCCGAACAGCAGGCGATGTGGGAGGACGGCGTCGCCACCTACGGCAGCCCGGATGAGGCGCGCCGCTGGGTGCTGCCGCCCGAGGAGTCCACCCACGTCTCCGGGCAGGCGATCGACGTCGGCCCGCAGCCCGGCGCCCAGTGGCTGGAACGCAACGGCAATCGGTGGGGCCTGTGCCGCATCTACGCGAACGAGTGGTGGCATTTCGAGTTGGCGACCGCACCCGGTGGCCTGTGCCCCGCCTTGCGCGCCGACGCGAGCGAGCCGCCACCGGCCCCCGCGTTGCCGCCGCAGGCGATGCCGCCGAACACCGGCAGCGCCGGCCCGCTGCACATTTGGCCTTGGGGTCCTGCCCAGTAA
- a CDS encoding TIGR02680 family protein: MSVIHGGVRFIPTRAGIVNLWDYRDQEFCFADGRLVLRGPNGSGKTKALEVLFPFVLDGRIEPRRLNPFAGEERTMKSNLLYRKQESAYSYIWMEFARGSWDDPEVVTIGIGMRATRSSDKVTRWYFVADGRVGVDFSLIGPDDRPLTRKQLAEQIGTDCIVDRPVEYRTAIDARMFGLGTQRYDQLINLILTLRRPQLAKNLDPRGLSQALTDGLRPIDEQMILDAARSFSDMEEVGRNLEGLVHADTATRAFVGVYRKYLAVQAKTDVDQVRTRLDAVTHASTALFAATALRERRETERTAAEARADDADRSYEQALTDRETLQRSSAYEGKQQLDDLADAVRRLETSASVHRDKALKARQTLDQRVQEAERATSAVRTAAAALARGEDELRAAAEEAGIEWTAPSEDSRADNLTAAVRARAEARDADVRAVRKALGLMDAAATERTRAQRQSDRAVAARESAAAEVAAAEAAVALARTQASAALRAWWDEHREVYAPIEKGLFDALDAALANAGSDEAAGVAEVLAERAEPLLDEVRNRRQEAKSRAAAAAERMSELSAERDRVAAQSDDAPPPSATRLDARGDRPGGPLWQLVRFADDIAPDAAGGIEAALHAAGLLDAWVCAEADLPAEYTSEQFLVPAPTRPSGRTLADVLVVEEDSEQLTVPRQTVSDVLASIALHEHDTTGPGDGHVAVSTSGSFRQGVQVGRHHKAEAEFIGATARARRRELRLTELTAALEAAATAADRAAAEEAAATAELARIAAAAKVLPRPSAVTAALRTVAEAAGMMRSRSEAVTQAESDLDQALATVATVDKKLRAIAAEHSTPRDPRDIDALAAAIRHFENTGTGLLRLRTEHDREREREREGADRLAEARDLAEAFAEEAEAAEAGYQEQSRKLETLREALGAGAADIDRDLELAREKIEAARAEQKAARKAANAAIEAVGDAEAAYRTAHEALGTALTEVLADVKTLAPYAQPDLLRLLGAPADSRWPSSEAAWSTPEQLLYRITQAGPDTGPHGGGQAAEWVRTVLPDEVAELFENLVGATASVRAGEAARKSTRSAVTSALQEFDAALAGCGRDYRLQWDAADGLTVVQVADEQGLSALADFASRIDQARHDQELLLTDAERRILEDALLTGLAQQIHERTTDARDLIARMGAEMKKRRMSSGNTIGVHWVLADSLSDAARAVCKLLDRDASALSPEDLAAIRSHFAAEIRAARAAHPERSYPEILAATLDYRTWRVFSFTLISGDGTEDKLTVARHSALSGGEQSVSLHLPLFAAAHVMLDSADPQAPRLLALDEAFAGVDDNGRSELLGLSVQFDLDLFMTGYDLWITYPHVPGCAHYDLAHSTAENSVSATLLVWDSGDLLAEHDGTDLTTALGSPNRRRVPNGIEGGLPLDNMPGALEPAGAV, encoded by the coding sequence ATGTCGGTTATCCACGGCGGAGTGCGCTTCATCCCGACCCGCGCCGGGATCGTCAACCTGTGGGACTACCGGGACCAGGAGTTCTGCTTCGCGGACGGCCGGCTGGTGCTGCGCGGACCGAACGGGTCCGGCAAGACCAAGGCGCTGGAGGTGCTGTTCCCGTTCGTGCTGGACGGCCGGATCGAACCGCGCCGGCTCAACCCGTTCGCCGGTGAAGAACGCACGATGAAGTCGAATCTGCTGTACCGCAAGCAGGAATCGGCCTACTCCTACATCTGGATGGAGTTCGCGCGCGGCAGCTGGGACGACCCGGAAGTGGTCACCATCGGCATCGGCATGCGCGCCACCCGCTCCTCGGACAAGGTGACGCGCTGGTATTTCGTCGCCGACGGCCGGGTCGGCGTGGATTTCTCCCTCATCGGCCCCGACGACCGGCCGTTGACCCGTAAGCAGCTGGCCGAGCAGATCGGCACCGACTGCATCGTGGACCGACCCGTGGAATACCGCACCGCGATCGACGCGCGCATGTTCGGCCTCGGCACCCAGCGCTACGACCAGCTGATCAACTTGATTCTGACGCTGCGCCGCCCGCAGCTGGCGAAAAACCTGGACCCGCGCGGACTTTCGCAGGCGCTGACCGACGGTCTGCGGCCGATCGACGAGCAGATGATCCTGGACGCGGCGCGCTCCTTCAGCGATATGGAGGAGGTGGGGCGCAACCTCGAGGGTTTGGTGCACGCCGACACCGCGACCCGCGCGTTCGTCGGGGTGTACCGGAAATACCTTGCGGTGCAAGCGAAGACGGATGTGGACCAGGTGCGCACCCGGCTCGACGCGGTGACGCACGCGAGCACCGCGCTGTTCGCCGCGACCGCGCTGCGCGAGCGCCGGGAAACCGAGCGCACCGCCGCCGAGGCCCGCGCGGACGACGCGGACCGCAGCTACGAGCAGGCGCTCACCGACCGGGAAACCTTGCAGCGCTCCAGCGCCTATGAGGGAAAACAGCAGCTCGACGATCTCGCCGACGCGGTGCGCAGGCTGGAGACCTCCGCCAGCGTGCACCGGGACAAGGCGCTCAAAGCCCGGCAGACCCTCGATCAGCGGGTGCAGGAAGCGGAACGGGCTACCTCGGCCGTGCGCACCGCCGCCGCGGCCCTGGCCCGTGGCGAAGACGAATTGCGTGCCGCCGCTGAGGAAGCGGGCATCGAGTGGACCGCGCCCTCGGAGGACTCGCGCGCGGACAATCTCACCGCCGCCGTCCGGGCCCGCGCCGAAGCACGCGACGCCGACGTCCGCGCGGTCCGAAAAGCATTGGGACTGATGGATGCCGCGGCCACCGAACGGACCCGGGCCCAGCGTCAGTCCGACCGTGCCGTGGCGGCGCGGGAATCGGCGGCGGCCGAGGTCGCGGCGGCCGAGGCGGCCGTCGCACTCGCCCGCACCCAGGCCTCGGCCGCGCTGCGCGCCTGGTGGGACGAGCACCGAGAGGTGTACGCCCCCATCGAGAAGGGTTTGTTCGACGCGCTCGACGCCGCCCTGGCGAACGCCGGGTCCGATGAGGCCGCCGGTGTCGCCGAGGTACTCGCGGAGCGCGCCGAACCGCTGCTCGACGAGGTGCGCAATCGCCGCCAGGAGGCCAAGTCGCGGGCGGCCGCGGCGGCGGAGCGGATGTCCGAGCTGAGCGCCGAACGAGATCGGGTCGCGGCCCAAAGCGATGATGCCCCACCGCCTTCGGCGACCCGGCTGGACGCGCGCGGTGACCGGCCGGGCGGGCCGCTGTGGCAGCTCGTGCGATTCGCCGACGACATAGCCCCCGACGCGGCCGGTGGCATCGAGGCCGCCCTGCATGCCGCGGGTCTGCTCGACGCCTGGGTCTGCGCGGAAGCCGACCTGCCCGCCGAATACACCTCCGAGCAGTTCCTGGTGCCGGCACCGACCCGCCCGTCGGGCCGCACGCTCGCCGATGTGCTTGTGGTGGAAGAGGATTCCGAGCAGCTGACCGTCCCGCGCCAGACCGTCTCCGATGTCCTGGCGTCGATCGCGCTGCACGAGCACGACACGACCGGTCCCGGCGACGGCCACGTCGCGGTCAGCACCTCCGGATCCTTCCGCCAGGGCGTGCAGGTCGGCCGGCACCACAAAGCCGAGGCCGAGTTCATCGGGGCGACGGCACGAGCTCGGCGGCGCGAGCTCCGGCTCACCGAGTTGACCGCCGCGCTGGAAGCGGCCGCCACCGCAGCGGACCGGGCGGCAGCCGAAGAAGCAGCCGCCACCGCCGAACTCGCCCGCATCGCCGCCGCCGCGAAGGTCCTGCCACGCCCCTCGGCGGTTACCGCGGCCTTGCGCACGGTCGCCGAGGCGGCGGGCATGATGCGGTCGCGCTCCGAAGCCGTCACGCAGGCCGAGAGCGACCTCGATCAGGCATTGGCCACGGTGGCCACGGTCGACAAGAAGCTGCGCGCCATCGCCGCCGAACACAGCACGCCGCGCGATCCCCGCGATATCGACGCGCTCGCCGCCGCCATCCGGCATTTCGAGAACACCGGCACCGGTCTGCTGCGGCTGCGCACCGAGCACGACCGGGAGCGGGAGCGCGAACGGGAAGGCGCGGACCGCCTGGCCGAGGCCCGGGACCTCGCCGAGGCGTTCGCCGAGGAAGCCGAAGCCGCCGAAGCCGGATACCAGGAACAGTCCCGCAAACTGGAGACGCTGCGCGAGGCGCTGGGTGCGGGCGCCGCCGACATCGACCGGGATCTCGAACTGGCCCGGGAGAAGATCGAAGCGGCACGCGCCGAGCAGAAGGCGGCGCGCAAGGCCGCCAATGCCGCCATCGAAGCGGTCGGTGACGCCGAGGCCGCGTATCGCACCGCGCACGAAGCCCTCGGCACCGCACTCACCGAAGTCCTCGCCGACGTGAAAACCCTTGCCCCCTACGCCCAGCCGGATCTGCTGCGGCTGCTCGGCGCACCGGCGGACAGCCGCTGGCCGAGTAGCGAGGCCGCCTGGTCCACGCCCGAGCAGCTGCTCTACCGGATCACCCAGGCCGGACCGGACACCGGACCGCACGGTGGCGGGCAGGCGGCGGAGTGGGTGCGCACAGTGCTGCCCGACGAGGTCGCCGAACTGTTCGAAAACCTCGTCGGCGCAACCGCTTCGGTGCGGGCCGGGGAGGCGGCCCGCAAGTCCACCCGCAGCGCCGTCACCTCCGCGCTGCAGGAGTTCGACGCCGCCCTGGCCGGCTGCGGCCGCGACTATCGTCTGCAGTGGGATGCCGCGGACGGACTCACCGTGGTCCAGGTGGCCGACGAGCAGGGTCTGTCCGCGCTGGCCGATTTCGCGAGCCGGATCGATCAGGCCCGCCACGATCAGGAGTTGCTGCTGACCGACGCCGAACGCCGCATCCTGGAGGACGCGCTGCTCACCGGCCTGGCCCAGCAGATCCACGAACGCACTACCGACGCACGCGATCTCATCGCCCGGATGGGCGCGGAGATGAAGAAGCGCCGGATGTCCTCGGGCAACACCATCGGCGTGCACTGGGTGCTGGCCGACTCGCTCTCCGACGCGGCGCGCGCGGTGTGCAAACTGCTGGATCGGGACGCCTCGGCCCTGTCTCCGGAGGACCTGGCCGCCATCCGATCACACTTCGCCGCCGAGATCCGGGCCGCCCGCGCCGCCCACCCGGAACGCTCCTACCCCGAAATCCTCGCCGCCACCCTGGATTACCGCACCTGGCGGGTCTTCTCCTTCACCCTGATCTCCGGTGACGGCACCGAGGACAAACTCACCGTCGCCCGGCACAGCGCGCTCTCCGGTGGCGAACAGTCGGTGTCCCTGCACCTGCCGCTCTTCGCGGCGGCCCACGTCATGCTGGACTCCGCCGATCCCCAGGCGCCTCGGCTGCTCGCCCTCGACGAAGCCTTCGCCGGCGTCGACGACAACGGCCGCAGCGAGCTGCTCGGCCTCAGCGTCCAATTCGATCTCGATCTGTTCATGACCGGCTACGACCTCTGGATCACCTACCCGCACGTACCCGGCTGCGCCCACTACGACCTGGCCCACTCCACCGCGGAGAACTCGGTCAGCGCCACACTGCTGGTGTGGGACAGCGGCGATCTCCTGGCCGAGCACGACGGCACGGACCTCACCACCGCGCTCGGCTCCCCCAACCGCCGCCGCGTCCCCAACGGGATCGAAGGTGGTCTTCCACTCGACAACATGCCGGGTGCACTGGAACCGGCCGGAGCCGTCTGA
- a CDS encoding TIGR02678 family protein, whose protein sequence is MHARRIDALALDNYQRAARVILANHLITRTYPDRIALPLIRRWATELREDLAELFGYRLEVTETTARLFPVLDRLDAGKPARTVNDRVFDRRRYAYLSLALAALGRAGDQITLSELADQVAAYTGRIDGLDLSPDRAADRDAFVDAIGWLAHRGALSLADGDAGGWASDPSMGEALYDIDRPVVFAIFRPPRALQHLHSVAGLLGEEAQPTGQPATADAARRVRRGLVERPVVYTEDLAPDERAVLAQERIVAEVELFTGLRAERRAEGVALIDVSGRLSDVRFPGTGTLAQVALLLAGEIADLVLDIDHPLPRRPAVTDPMLGLIARLDDAIPESTVFAPLADLPFADSADDDADPDGTEDAPEPATYPFLAYAWVTETVQALTDRYGVTFAAQWQADVPGLTAEVVALLERLRLVQVVPGTEGPQGLLILPALARYRGAVVTVRTKRTEELFVTAASVSSHDAGAGVATEGV, encoded by the coding sequence ATTCACGCACGCCGCATCGACGCGCTCGCACTGGACAACTACCAGCGCGCGGCCCGGGTGATCCTCGCCAATCACCTGATCACCCGGACCTATCCGGACCGCATCGCGCTGCCGCTCATCCGCCGCTGGGCCACCGAACTGCGGGAGGATCTGGCCGAACTGTTCGGCTACCGCCTGGAAGTCACCGAGACCACCGCGCGGTTGTTTCCCGTCCTCGATCGGCTCGATGCGGGCAAACCCGCGCGCACCGTGAACGACCGGGTGTTCGATCGCCGCCGCTACGCGTATCTGTCGCTGGCGCTGGCCGCGCTCGGGCGCGCCGGTGACCAGATCACGTTGTCGGAGCTGGCCGATCAGGTCGCGGCCTACACCGGGCGGATCGACGGCCTCGACCTCTCCCCTGACCGGGCCGCGGATCGAGACGCGTTCGTGGACGCGATCGGCTGGCTCGCCCACCGCGGCGCGCTCAGCCTCGCCGACGGCGACGCGGGCGGCTGGGCATCGGATCCCTCGATGGGCGAAGCGCTGTACGACATCGATCGACCGGTGGTGTTCGCGATCTTCCGCCCGCCGCGCGCACTCCAGCACCTGCACAGCGTGGCCGGGCTGCTCGGGGAGGAAGCCCAGCCCACCGGGCAGCCCGCCACCGCCGACGCCGCGCGCCGGGTGCGGCGCGGTCTGGTGGAGCGGCCCGTCGTGTACACCGAGGACCTCGCGCCGGACGAGCGCGCGGTGCTCGCCCAGGAGCGCATCGTCGCCGAGGTAGAGCTGTTCACCGGACTGCGGGCCGAACGGCGCGCGGAAGGTGTTGCGCTGATCGATGTTTCGGGACGCCTGTCCGATGTCCGATTCCCCGGCACCGGCACGCTGGCGCAGGTGGCGCTGCTGCTGGCCGGCGAGATCGCCGATCTCGTGCTCGATATCGACCATCCCTTGCCGCGGCGGCCCGCCGTCACCGACCCCATGCTGGGACTGATCGCGCGACTCGATGACGCGATCCCCGAGTCCACGGTGTTCGCTCCGCTGGCCGATCTCCCGTTCGCCGATTCCGCCGACGACGACGCGGATCCGGACGGCACCGAGGACGCACCGGAACCCGCGACCTATCCGTTCCTGGCCTACGCCTGGGTGACCGAGACCGTGCAGGCGCTCACCGATCGCTACGGTGTCACCTTCGCCGCGCAATGGCAGGCGGACGTGCCGGGACTGACCGCCGAGGTGGTGGCGCTCCTGGAGCGGTTGCGTCTGGTTCAGGTGGTGCCGGGAACCGAAGGCCCGCAAGGTTTGCTGATCCTGCCCGCCCTCGCCCGGTACCGGGGCGCCGTCGTCACCGTCCGTACCAAGCGGACCGAAGAACTGTTCGTCACCGCCGCGTCCGTGTCCTCGCACGACGCGGGCGCGGGCGTTGCCACGGAAGGGGTTTGA
- a CDS encoding TIGR02677 family protein yields the protein MRLFSFATAEKRADYLWVLRAFDSARAAYVVLLHADDVAEWIRRNSAGAAELSGAEIGPLLDQLHQWGVLERSYDGTRAATLAEYRNRHYVYQFSQAGFQAYRAVAGVLAARLDEAALSRLVLPELLADLHALAEANHAGDAERVYRTLRRLDAALTDMAARAAHFYLSLGDMVRTTEITPEAFLVHKDALLAHMRDFSMDLARFAPRLANAIADIEETGVDELIERAAGCDERVLLSPQERQADWRARWQGLRTWFVAAEPGDSTEADRLREATMSAIAAVLSLLRRVTETRRGGVSRESALRHLAGWFTAAPSTDSAHALFDTVFGLGRPRHLSMEHPDADLIPPTRSWWDAPPLEISRTLAETGRPPQAGAPARIQRNDASIRRLREAQLDAQRARAEAAKSLAAANIYERELDDRETEVLLRLLDAASTAWVPVSGRVEGTTGSDNGVTLTVSTHPGSTVIRTSRGLLHLNGRKLDVRATRHKGGRA from the coding sequence CTGCGGCTGTTCTCCTTCGCTACGGCGGAGAAGCGCGCTGACTATCTGTGGGTGTTGCGCGCGTTCGACAGCGCGCGAGCCGCGTATGTGGTGTTGCTGCACGCCGACGACGTCGCCGAGTGGATTCGGCGCAACAGCGCGGGAGCGGCCGAGCTGTCCGGGGCGGAGATCGGACCGCTGCTGGATCAGCTGCATCAGTGGGGCGTGCTGGAACGGTCCTATGACGGGACCCGGGCGGCGACGCTGGCCGAGTACCGCAACCGCCATTACGTGTATCAGTTCTCCCAGGCCGGGTTCCAGGCCTATCGCGCGGTAGCGGGAGTACTGGCGGCGCGGTTGGACGAGGCGGCCTTGTCGCGGCTGGTGCTGCCGGAGTTGCTCGCGGATCTGCACGCGCTGGCGGAGGCGAACCACGCCGGGGACGCGGAGCGGGTCTATCGGACGCTGCGGCGATTGGATGCGGCGCTGACCGACATGGCGGCGCGGGCCGCGCATTTCTATCTGTCGCTGGGCGATATGGTCCGCACGACCGAAATCACGCCCGAGGCGTTTCTCGTGCACAAAGACGCGCTGCTGGCCCACATGCGGGACTTCAGCATGGATCTGGCGCGGTTCGCGCCGCGGCTGGCCAACGCGATCGCCGACATCGAGGAGACCGGCGTCGACGAATTGATCGAACGGGCGGCGGGATGTGACGAGCGGGTGCTGTTGAGTCCGCAGGAGCGGCAAGCGGATTGGCGGGCGCGGTGGCAGGGCTTGCGGACCTGGTTCGTGGCGGCGGAGCCGGGTGACTCCACCGAGGCGGACCGGTTGCGCGAGGCCACGATGAGCGCGATCGCCGCGGTGCTGTCGCTGCTGCGGCGGGTGACCGAGACCCGGCGCGGCGGCGTCAGCCGGGAGTCTGCGTTGCGGCATCTCGCGGGGTGGTTCACCGCCGCGCCCAGCACCGACAGCGCGCACGCGTTGTTCGACACGGTGTTCGGACTGGGACGGCCCCGCCATCTGTCCATGGAGCATCCCGACGCGGACCTGATTCCCCCGACTCGTTCCTGGTGGGACGCACCGCCATTGGAGATCTCCCGGACCCTCGCCGAGACCGGACGGCCACCGCAGGCCGGTGCGCCCGCCCGGATCCAGCGCAACGACGCCAGCATCCGCCGGTTGCGGGAGGCGCAGCTGGACGCGCAGCGCGCACGCGCCGAAGCCGCGAAATCCCTTGCCGCGGCGAATATCTACGAGCGCGAACTGGACGACCGGGAGACCGAGGTGCTACTACGTCTGCTCGACGCCGCCTCCACCGCCTGGGTGCCGGTGAGCGGGCGGGTCGAGGGAACCACCGGATCGGACAACGGCGTCACCCTGACGGTGTCGACCCATCCGGGGTCGACGGTGATCCGCACCTCCCGTGGGCTGCTGCACCTCAACGGCCGCAAGCTCGACGTGCGAGCGACCCGGCACAAGGGAGGCCGGGCATGA
- a CDS encoding XRE family transcriptional regulator: MAAGDDRPVWAVRMRSERDARGWSQADAVRVMRAKSSHNLPTDSTLLRNWRRWESGESRPDDFYAPIIAAAFDTVTAAFFPKSRPNRDDELLSATGMDTLEFIGRLRMSDVSAATLDAIRITAERLCCEYPYADPHSLHSEGTAWLRRITSLLDGRLTLAQHREILVLAGWVALLVGCVDYDLGRRTSAEATRRAACSLGLEADHTEITGWAAEMAAWFALTQGNYRGAIEAADGALEVSSSLGVGVQLAAQRAKAWARIGDRAEVERSLGTGRAILERLDPPINLDNHFVVDPQKFDFYAMDCCRVAGEDKLAETYAREVIRNSTRADGTIRNPMRVSEAHLTLAVVAVRNRDLELAVDEGMRAFSGKRRSLPSLMWIAGEAAREIIERFPGDPRTRIYLDQLRSLSPE, translated from the coding sequence GTGGCCGCTGGAGACGATCGACCCGTCTGGGCTGTCCGGATGCGCTCCGAGCGCGACGCCAGGGGGTGGTCCCAAGCCGACGCCGTGCGCGTGATGCGCGCCAAGTCGTCGCACAATTTGCCGACAGACAGTACGCTGCTGCGCAATTGGCGGCGCTGGGAGTCGGGCGAGTCCCGCCCCGACGACTTCTACGCCCCCATCATCGCCGCCGCCTTCGACACCGTGACCGCGGCGTTCTTCCCCAAATCCCGGCCCAACCGGGACGACGAGCTGCTCTCCGCCACGGGCATGGACACGCTGGAATTCATTGGGCGACTGCGCATGTCCGACGTGTCCGCGGCCACCCTGGACGCCATCCGGATCACCGCCGAACGCCTGTGCTGCGAATATCCCTATGCCGACCCGCATTCCCTGCACAGCGAGGGAACGGCCTGGCTGCGCCGCATCACCTCGCTGCTCGACGGTCGTCTCACCCTGGCCCAGCATCGCGAAATCCTCGTGCTCGCAGGCTGGGTCGCCCTGCTGGTCGGCTGCGTCGACTACGACCTGGGCCGTCGCACCTCCGCCGAGGCCACTCGCCGCGCCGCCTGCTCCCTGGGACTCGAAGCCGACCACACCGAAATCACCGGCTGGGCCGCGGAAATGGCGGCCTGGTTCGCGTTGACCCAAGGTAACTACCGGGGTGCCATAGAGGCTGCCGATGGTGCGCTGGAGGTGTCCAGCTCCCTTGGCGTCGGTGTCCAGCTGGCGGCCCAGCGCGCCAAGGCCTGGGCCCGGATCGGGGATCGCGCGGAGGTCGAGCGGTCCCTGGGCACCGGCCGAGCGATCTTGGAGCGACTCGATCCGCCCATCAATCTCGACAACCATTTCGTCGTCGACCCGCAGAAATTCGATTTCTACGCGATGGATTGTTGCCGCGTCGCCGGTGAGGACAAGCTCGCGGAAACCTATGCGCGTGAAGTCATCCGCAACTCCACCCGCGCCGACGGCACCATCCGCAATCCCATGCGCGTGTCCGAAGCTCATCTGACGCTCGCCGTGGTCGCCGTCCGCAACCGCGACCTGGAACTCGCGGTCGACGAAGGCATGCGCGCCTTTTCCGGCAAACGCAGATCACTGCCGTCTTTGATGTGGATCGCCGGTGAGGCGGCACGCGAGATCATCGAGCGGTTTCCCGGCGATCCCCGCACCCGAATCTACCTGGACCAGCTGCGATCCCTCTCCCCCGAGTGA
- a CDS encoding PAC2 family protein produces the protein MNPSETPESELPTLRDPVLVAAFEGWNDAGDAASGAVEHLELIWDAEPLAELDSEDYYDYQVNRPTVRQVDGVTREIQWPSTSLSVCSPPGSERDVVLLRGIEPNMRWRSFCGELLAMIEQLGVQTVVILGALLADTPHTRPVPVTGSAYSKEAAERFNLEQTRYEGPTGITGVLQDQCVRAGVPAVSFWAAVPHYVSQPPNPKATIALLHRVEDVLDIEVPLGELPKQAEDWEDAVNEMTVGDEEISEYVRSLEERGDAAVDMNEAIAKVDGDAIAAEFEKYLRRRGPGSFGL, from the coding sequence GTGAACCCCAGTGAAACTCCCGAGTCGGAACTGCCGACGCTGCGGGATCCCGTGCTGGTCGCGGCCTTCGAGGGCTGGAACGACGCGGGTGACGCGGCCAGTGGCGCGGTCGAGCATTTGGAACTGATCTGGGACGCCGAACCGCTAGCCGAACTCGATTCCGAGGACTACTACGACTACCAGGTGAACCGCCCGACGGTGCGCCAGGTCGACGGCGTGACCAGGGAAATCCAGTGGCCGTCCACGAGTTTGTCGGTGTGTTCGCCGCCCGGCAGCGAGCGCGACGTGGTGCTGCTGCGCGGTATCGAGCCGAATATGCGCTGGCGCAGCTTCTGCGGTGAGTTGCTCGCGATGATCGAGCAGTTGGGCGTGCAGACGGTGGTCATCCTCGGCGCGTTGCTGGCCGATACTCCGCATACCCGCCCGGTTCCGGTCACCGGGTCGGCCTACAGCAAGGAAGCGGCCGAGCGGTTCAACCTGGAGCAGACCCGCTACGAGGGACCGACCGGTATTACCGGGGTGCTGCAGGACCAGTGTGTGCGCGCCGGTGTGCCCGCGGTCTCGTTCTGGGCGGCGGTGCCGCATTACGTGTCGCAGCCGCCGAATCCGAAGGCGACCATCGCGTTGCTGCACCGAGTCGAGGATGTGCTCGATATCGAGGTGCCGCTCGGCGAACTGCCCAAGCAGGCCGAGGACTGGGAAGACGCCGTCAACGAGATGACCGTCGGCGACGAGGAGATCAGCGAGTACGTGCGTTCGCTGGAGGAGCGCGGCGACGCGGCGGTGGATATGAACGAGGCCATCGCCAAGGTCGACGGCGACGCCATCGCGGCGGAATTCGAAAAGTACCTGCGCAGGCGGGGTCCCGGGAGTTTCGGGCTGTAA